In Alteromonas naphthalenivorans, one DNA window encodes the following:
- a CDS encoding DNA-binding protein, with protein sequence MGRVAEFSDDEIIDAGNQLLNSNKVVTPFGIRQIIGGGSAARIKMVWNSELERRSNEVSQNDLDNQVELPAELQDSLEKSIQALTKQLTKAAKDNYQVAIEVAESRVASVIKKHEEKFEEFQQSELEAFQAVDAADKLNENLKSELSTLEKINDDLRQESAKFSGLVESLTSRLEYLDSKLDSKETELMKLVRENAELKGKFETSNLEK encoded by the coding sequence ATGGGCAGAGTTGCGGAGTTTTCAGATGACGAGATCATTGATGCAGGAAACCAACTGCTGAACTCTAATAAGGTTGTGACTCCTTTTGGGATTAGGCAAATCATAGGAGGAGGGAGTGCCGCTCGCATAAAGATGGTTTGGAACTCTGAGCTCGAAAGAAGAAGTAATGAAGTTTCACAAAATGATTTAGATAATCAAGTAGAGCTACCGGCTGAATTGCAGGATTCACTTGAAAAAAGTATACAAGCATTAACGAAGCAACTTACAAAAGCGGCAAAGGATAATTATCAGGTAGCGATCGAAGTTGCAGAAAGTAGGGTGGCTTCTGTCATAAAGAAACATGAAGAGAAATTTGAGGAATTTCAACAGTCGGAGCTCGAAGCATTTCAAGCTGTTGATGCTGCTGATAAGTTAAATGAAAATTTAAAAAGTGAATTATCGACTTTAGAAAAAATAAACGATGACCTGAGGCAAGAAAGTGCTAAGTTTTCAGGCCTTGTGGAGTCGCTAACTTCTCGGTTGGAATATCTGGATTCAAAGTTGGATTCCAAAGAGACTGAGCTTATGAAGCTTGTAAGAGAGAATGCTGAGTTGAAAGGGAAGTTTGAAACCTCTAACTTGGAAAAGTGA
- a CDS encoding antitoxin Xre/MbcA/ParS toxin-binding domain-containing protein: MSPSTLSRRAKTGQLSTEESDKLYRILNVLVAAIDLFEDKREDALLWFRTKTKGLGNKSPIEMTSTTAGYDNAKNIIGQLQHGLLA; encoded by the coding sequence ATCTCACCTTCCACACTTAGTCGTCGAGCGAAAACCGGCCAACTCAGCACCGAAGAAAGCGACAAACTTTATCGAATATTAAATGTACTTGTCGCTGCAATTGATTTGTTTGAAGATAAACGGGAAGACGCATTACTCTGGTTTAGAACTAAAACTAAAGGGCTCGGGAATAAAAGCCCGATTGAAATGACATCAACCACCGCCGGATACGACAATGCAAAAAACATTATTGGACAACTTCAGCACGGCCTGCTTGCATAA